In the genome of Aythya fuligula isolate bAytFul2 chromosome 23, bAytFul2.pri, whole genome shotgun sequence, the window TGCTACCTGCTCTGTCTGAGGTTGGAAGCTAAGCTCGTAGTAGCAATTAACCCGTGGCTAATGGTGTTCTGACAGCTCTCCAGTCTGATCCATCTCTCTTGGTTTGGGTAATTCTTCCCAATGCAGTTTGTTGGGTACTTGAGGAGTGAAAAATGGGAAGTAGCGTAGGTTTGTGTGGGTGTATGGTTGGATGCACCCTGGTCAGGACGCTCCTCTTAGCCTTTTGAAGCAAGCTACCTGGAGAGAAAAGGCTCTGGTTAGCAGTGGCTGGCTGAGAAGTCTCGGGTGCATCTCATTGCCTCGTACCTTTAACGATCTTGGACCCTTCTGTGTGAATTCTTTGTTGGTGCACCTTGCTAACTGCTCTGCTGCCCTACTTTGTATGGGGCCAACAAAGTTAGAAAGGCGTAGGCTGTGTGTAAGAGGTTTAAGGTACAGGCAAAATCCTTCACGTCTTGTAGTTTGGAAATAGAAATTGAGTTTTTCTCATAAAATGAACACTTCAGGTGCTTCTATAAACTTGGTGCTTTTTGTGTGCTTAAGcgggtttggttttgtgttttttttttttttcctgttgctgctAGTGATCAGATTCAAGGATAAACTGCAGTTCAACCTTGAGCTGCTACTTTAATTTGTTATTAAGCTGGATGTATACgcttgtttttatatttgagGTATAAACTTCTGAGATCAATGACAGATTCTTGAGTCCTGGACAAGCTTCTAAATGGCCCAGGTGCTTGCTCATTTAAATTTTGAGGTGGGGAATAGGACAACATGATGGGGAAGATTTAGTTCTAACTGCACGAAAAGATCAAGCCCTTTAAGAAAACAAGGCCACCAACTTCAAAGTGCTAACGTTCACCAGGTATCCGCTGCCAGGGGCCCTGGCCACTTGCTTCGAGGAGGGGAGCGCTGCTGCCCCCAGACCCGACAGCAGGCACAGCTTCGTGGCTCTCACTGCATGTATCAGGGCAAagatcccttttttttttggccagcaCCAGGTTCCAGCAGCTCTACAGATGGCAATCGCCATGCAATGCCTTTCTTCACCCTTTTTTGTGTGCTCCTGAGGctttttctccaggaaaaagCCTCCAGAGGGAGGTGAGGACGCTGTCCTCAGCTCCTTGCATCCGAGCTGCTCACCTCATTGCTGACCCTTTTTGGGGAGGTGCAGGACTGGAATGCCCTTGTGTCAGGCTAAGGAGTAGCCTTTGGGCGCTGTTTATCCACCTGCTTTTTAACAGGAGAGACCACGAggtgcctgctgccctgccacacCATCCCTCCCTCCAGAGAAGCGCCCTGGCTCCTGGCCCCGCTGCCCTCCAGCTCAGCCGTCAGTAGTGCAAGTGCTCAACGAAGCAGGGGCCGGAGCCAGCATGGGAGCAGGTGGTAAAAGCACACCCAAAACAATTGCTCTTCATTGCAcaattacaacaacaacaaaaaaataacctgaaTGTGATAGAGTGCACTAAGCTCTGGTTCttaaagagggaaaaggaggaggaaaaaaaaaaaaagaaaagaatcaaatGAGGTATACCGATAATCAGCGCtccagccaggctgtgcccgGGGCAGACGATCGGGGGTTTAACAGTGTGGCGGTTATTCAGACAGCGAGACAAACACTTAGGCCCTTTACTGtacattttctgcctttttaaaaacCTAAATCCTCAGGAAATACGGACGAGCTCAGCTAAGGTGACCGCCTAGGCGGGGCGTTATCACAGCCGCTCCCTCCGTCTGTTCTGCGTAACCCCTCGGTTCCAGAAGGTGCTCCTTGCAGATGGTTCGTTTTCCACAGGCAGCCGTTTCTGCAGCCTTTTTAGCTCCTGAACACCTCTTGCACCTCTAACCACCAGCCCGTGGGGGTGCTCCCCATGCCTGTGAACACGGTGTAGGAGGAAGACTTCCAGTTGAAACAGCTCCGCTAAAGGAACAGTGGAAGGGGCCGTCACGCCTTTGGCACGTCATGGGATGCGAACCTTGCTTTTGTAGAAGGTAATTTTAGAAATCTGTTTAGAGGCATGAAAACCTAAAGGAAAGCAGAGCGAGCTCTTAATATAATATCTGTTTCCAGCCCTGATGCAAAACACTTTCAGGCTTCGGACTCAGGCACCGAGAAGCACGGTGCCTGAGCGCTGTTCCTTGACCTTTAAAGTGCAGTTATTTTCCAAATCAGTAACCAAACGCACACCCTGAAGGGAGTTTACAGATGTGCATCGTCCAAGCGTTTCACATCAATCTGGGAAGGAGTGTCTGAGTCTcaactggaagaaaataggTGGGCTCTTTTCCCCTTAAATCATCACCAGGGCTGTTTTATAACGGGCCTTGGAGCAGTAAAGCCCCTTACATCGCACGCTGCTGCTAGGGATTTCCAAGCCAACTGAAACAAGCACAGGTCTTTAAGCACGTTAACCTCACGCACACAAATACGAGACTCGGAGCGAAGCGTGGTGCTGCCGAGAGCAGTCTCGTAAGGAGCTGAGCAGGAATAATTCCCTATCAgcaggggcagccctggccccgCTCCTGCAGGAGTTTCTGGCCTCCTGTTTGCAGCCCAGTGCTAGGCTTTAACTGCTTCTGCAGGAAAGGTTTTAAGGGGTGGGAAAGGTGGCCGTGGAGGGGACGCTTCCCACCACCTCTGTTGCTTTGTGGCATTTTCCAAAGCCACCTGATGGGGTTGGTTACTGCGGGTAAGCTCACTGGTTCTGTATCTCACTGGGTTTCGGGACAGCTCTGTGCCCAAGCATCCTTTCAACGTGCTGTGGAGCTGATGAAACAGGAGCTAATTTCTGACTGTGCCCGGAAGCCTGGCCCGGTGCCCTAGGAAATGTTCAGGCGCTCAATTTTGGCAAATGAAGCCCATCCCTGGCTGGTAGAAAACCCAGGGACAGCTTAGGCATGAAATCCCGtggtgttttctgtgctttgctgcGTGGCTGCGACTGACTTGATGGGAATTTAGGAGTTGTTTAAGCATCGGTTCAAGGCTATTTTGGCAAAATCCACCCTTGTTACTGAACTAGGGCGCCTTGATTCCAACACCAGGGTAAGCTGCCCCGTCAGCTGTGCTATAGAAAGATCATCTGTGTCccaggtgggtgctgctgcGAGTGCTGGGTGTAAAACAGCCTGCAAAGCTCGCTTGGTTTGacattaataacttttttttttttttctaggggAAAATATCTGCAAAGTAGAACGGCCTGAATTTCCTTTCTGGGTGGAGGAAGGAGATGGAACAATCTAATGCACGATGCCTGGTTAGTGCAGCCACCTCTTGCCAATCGGATAGCACACCAAAAATGCCCTCTGCAAGGAAACGTTCCCCCAGAAAAAACCTGAGTCCACGTGGTTTTCCTGGTGCCTCGTGTAGAAAGCAGCGGGGTAACTTGGCTGTTCTGCTCTCGTTTGAGGGGGGGATGCACGGCTCATGCAGGCAGAAATGAGAAGGAGCTGACGCTGCAATGTAAACGTGGGTAAACACTTGGGTTGCTTCCCCCTCTGTCATTTCTCCATGCCAGCGTGAGGTGGTCGTGACCCAGAGGCTTCCCCAAAAAGCGAGCACCAGCTCCCTGCGGGGACCGGGCACGCGGTGCTGAGAGCGAAGTTAAGGTTTCGATGGGTTTCGGTGTCTGGTGGTAATGGCAAGTGCTTGAAGTGGCTGGCACGGTGGCTGCACCTCGAGGAATCGCCCCCACGAGCCCCTCGCCTCGCAGCAGACAGGAATCCACCCCCGAGGGAGAATCAGGGAGCGGTTTGTTCTGATCCTGGCTGTGCCGTTATCCTCCAACACGTTATCAATTCCTTAGTGATAAAAAGGAAGCCAAAATATTTGGGTTTTCCATGCTCCCTGGAGCACCCAGCTGTGCCCTTCAGGCGCTGTGTCTGGGTGCTGGGTTCTCCGAGTGCCAGCCATGGTTGGTTTTTGGGGCTGGCGCAGAACCAGGGGAGCCTTTGCTGGACCTCAGCACCCGCTGGGGGTGCGCACCCGCTGGCTCTgtgctccctcagctgcttttctggatctcagcagcagcactgtgctgcctgGGGGGGAGAAGTAGGGCTCCGAAACTTGCTGGAGAACCACAGATCCAGGGATGTATCCAAACCAGTGAGCGGAAAACCCCCGCAGAGCTTTGCCCATGCTGCTGTCCCCATTCCCTGTGCTCGTGGTTAGTGTCCCACTGCTGAGAGGCGGGctcctccttctttttttctgctaaaattGAGCTGGTAAAGCAAAAAGAGTTAGTTCCAAGGAGGAAGGCCTCCTTTAAACCCCTTGTTTATGCCTGCTCCAGCGAGCCGGGCATCGAGCTTGCCCCCTCAAACCGCAGGAGCCCCTGGCTTGTGCCACGTCCCCGTGCCAGGCGAGGGCTCAGTGCTTGACCGGGGAGGCCCTGGGGTCTCGAAGCATCCCGttgccacccccagcctgccctcgGAGGCGTGCAGCAGTTGTGGTTTGGTAAAGATCTGAGATACATGACAGCAGCTGGAGTTCCTTGACACGACGATGCTGGAAGCGGGGTGTGGGGTTTCGCTGCCCCCCCAGGTCTGTTTTGTGAGGGGACAGCTTCGTTGCAACAGTCTTTTCCTTcgggtttggttttgttccttcGTGGCAACAGGTTCGAGCTGGTTCGTCCTTCCCAGCATCGCCGGGAGAACTGCAGGTTGTTCTTGTTGTGCTCTGTGCAGTGTGAAATCCTCTGCTTTGCCAACAAATcgttgttaaaaataaaaaaataaaaaaaaatcccaactgTGCTGTTGGTTGGTTTGTGTTAAAGACTGAAGGCCAGAGCCATCTGGGCAGTAGAAATTCCCCATTAACCTTTTGTCCTCTTCCAGTCTCAAGACTGCTCGTGTTTTGGTGTGTTGTGGTTTGCtgctcttttccctctcttttggAACCTGACCCTTCAGGACAGTCATTGTGTGAAGTGTATCTTACGAAGAAACCAGAGTTTCTAGTGGTGTCTCCCCTGAGTAGTTTCAGCAAATTTCATTAGGCACCTTCAAAAAAAGCTTCCGTAATTCTCGGTTTTGCTACAAGAACTGGTCCCTCGGGGGAaccaaaatgctgctttaaaaacaaacaaacaaaacatacaaagaaaaaacaaaaaacaaaccaaaaaaaaaaacaacactcatCCTGAAAATGAACTCAAAGCATCGAGTCCTTTTGTTTGTAACCTCTCAGTCCCCCTAATTCCAGATCAGCAGAAGACGCCGTTGAGATGTTCCCCTGTAGCGTGCCCGGgagccgggaccccccccccccggcacccccctggaggtgtgaggaggaggaggagggtggcggaggaggaaggcaggggctggaaggcagcagctcagccagcatCACCCCGTCCCTGCTTCCTCGGGGCTCCCGCACCCACCTCGGGCAGCGCAGAGTCGATGTTTTGGGGCTCGCCGTGGCCATGCGGGACGGCGGCGAGCGGTGAAACACGAGGACAAGCCCAGCCCGTGCTTGGTGGGGTGGCGCGCGCCCTTGTCCGTGCTCTGTCCCTTTGGCAATGTCACTGTCACAGGCTGAACGCtaccaaaatttaaaaaaaaataataaaataaaaataaaaatggtcaCCGGAACAGCTTGCTCAGCGTCGCAGGGTTTGTGTCAGAAAACGAACAAACGGGCAGTGTCTGGCAGATGTATCCGTCAGCGCCGAGTCTCAGATATTGCAGTGAGTGTGTTGTTAGCACGTGGCAAGCTACATAATCGAAGATGCTACattccttgaagaaaaaaaaaaacagtagtgCTGagttggatttgttttttttctgagtttctttCCTTGAAAAGCTCCCTTTTCCTCGGaggcaaggaaaatgaaatcgGAGGAGAAGAAGTCGAGGCGTCATGCTACTTCTTGCAGTGGCGCTGGATGAGCGGGACCGGGCTGCTGTGGCCGAGAGGAGCACGGCGTGGTGCCCGTCCTCCCCGGGGGGCTATGGGGGGGCTGTGGCTCCCCCCCCAAGGGCCTTTGCTGCCCCCTACCTCAATGCCCACGGCCCCCGCTCCCTGCGCGCTGGGGCGCTCGCTCGGGGAGGAGCGTGCCGAGAGCAGGTTTGCTTCGGGAAGGAGATTTaagaaaccaaaaaccaaaaaaaaaaaaggaaaaaaaaacaaaaaaaaaaagaggatgggATATTTACAGCCATCCACTGACAGTTTTGGTAGGTCAGGACGTCTCCTTCCCCGCCCGGCCTCTGGCTCCGAGCTGCTGCTacgggcaggaggggctggtggAGCTCTCCAGGGACGACTGGGAGAGGCGGCGCGCCAGGGGCCCGATGCTGGAGTCGGCCAGCGAGGAGGTGGGGAAGAGTTTGTACCAGCCCGTCACCACGCTGGAGAGGTCGAGCTCCTCCAAGACGATCTGCGCCATCCCCATGAAGCACTTGTGGTCCATGCGCCCGTAGTCACCCCACACGATCACCTGCGGGGCAGAGATGGCGTTAGCGGGGCCGCCCGTAGGGTCCGGGGTCGGGATGGGGACGCCGGGTGCGTGCGCCCTGCCCGGAGGCTGCCCCAGGACATCACCTGCAGGACTTTGCCCTGGGGGCTCTCCTCGAAGAGCAGGGCCTGCTGGAAGGACGGGTCGCAGGTCTTCTTCACCGCCTTGGTCTTCTTCTTGGCCAGGCAGACGCCGTTCTCCAGCAGGTAAACCTTCACGTAGGTGGCTGCggtgggaaggggggagaaGCGCTGGCTCGGAGCCCCACCGGCACGGCGCTGGCACCGTCCCCgtccctccccagccacctACCAGGGATGGATTTGGAGCCCAGCTTCGGGGTGAGGCCCCTGGCCTGGAtcacctccacctccagctgCCCGCTGCGGTCGGCCATGCCCACGTGGACGTCGCCTGGCCGGGGGAAGGGACGCGCTCAGCACCCTCCCTGTGCCCATCTCCCACGGGGACGAGCTGCAGCCCGGGGCTGGGACggtccctgctgcctgtccccagccgTGGGGGGCAGTGCTGGTGCCCCCCAAATCCTCAGCAGCGCCCTGAGCATCCCCCCGACAGGATTTGAAGAAGGACAAAACCAAAGAGCTGGGTGTGAGTGGCTAAACGGGACCGGGGACGGCCACCTCCTGCCCAATTCCTCGTTGGGGCAggggcacggagctgctgcccaggggTCTCACCGgggtcctgccctgcagcagcaggaggagggaacacGAAGGGGCACCCGTGAGCTGGCCGTGGTGGCGGTGCTGCTCTCCCACTTACGCTGTCCTGCTCGTACGTACGCGTCTCCCGCGGCCGCCGCGTCCCCGGCGCTCGCTGCCTTGTGGCCCCAGGGAGAGGGGGGGACGGGGAAGGGGCGTGCTGATGTCCCAGCGGGGTTTAATGGCAAGGAGACGAACCTGGATGTTCTCAAAACACACTCAGCATTTCAACAGCAGGTAAGGCTCGGCCCGGGGCTGTACAAGGAgccggggaggggaaggaggcgCAGGGCTCTGGTGTGCCATGGTCACTGCCGGGCATCACGGTGAccccctggggacagcccaaAGGGGTCCAActgcccccttcccttccctcctgccccaccaggaatggggcagggggctggtAGGACCGGGTCATGGAACTGCAGGGATCCCCGTCCCCAAGCAGGACACGGGGCAGGCACCTGGGGGTGCCCTGGGAGCAGTGGGGGTGCTGGCACTGtccagaaacagcagcaggacgGGGGTGGCTGCAAGCCATGCACGGCCCCAGCACGTTCCTAGCAGCGAGGGGAGCTGCCGGGAGGGATCCCGGGGCTGGTGCACGTGTGGCAACCTCAGCATCCCCTTGCCCCAGCCCCGGGTGCAGCACggaccccccccaaatccccccagcACTCACCCATCGGGGGGGTGGCCAACGTCTGCCGCCCCACCAgctgccccggccccagcccgtCGAGGAAGTCACTGAACTGGCTCTCGGCGCCCAGCCGCATGGTGGGGAAGATGAACCTGTGTGGGACGGAGCAGAGCGCTGCCACGGAGCCCCACCGTGTGCAGGGCACGCGCCCCAAAGGCTCCGGGGTCCCCTCGCCACCCCAGGCCGTGTGCCCGGTCCTTACGTGCCGTCGGAGCTGTTGCTGTTGGTGCTGCCGTCGGTGGACTCGCGGCTGCCTTGCCGGGTGACCCTGGTCCTCATCTCCACCGCGATGCCGGTCTCGGTGCTCCGCCGGATGTTGCTGCGCAGCTTTTTGGGGCCTCCCTCTGCAAGCAGAGATGTGGGGTGAGGACAGGGAGCCGGCGATGGCACACGGCAGCAGGAGAAGCGTGGCcggagcagcccccgggcacCACCAGCAAGCACCAGTCCCACAGCATGGCCAGCCCGAGGGGGTCAGGTTTGACTTCTGCTGATTTAGGGCTGCCCCATAGGAGCTCTGCACACCCGGGTGCAGAGTGGGGCGGAGATTTGGGCACCTCTCGTGCACCGTTTGCCCGTGGATGTGTTCAGCCAAGCGCTGCCGCGATGCTCCCCGGCGCTGCCAAAAGCTGCCGGGCACTGGGCCAGCCCCGGCCCAAttccagcacccagccccaggacGAGGGGAGCGCTGAGCTCCCACCCTGACCCCAACACTGGTCCCTGATCTGGTGTTCCTCCAGCTGTGGGACCGGCACAGCCCCCCTGGTCCCCTCCCCGGTGCCACGAGGCCGGTCCCCAAAACCCCTGAGTGCCTGCAGTGGAGCGGGCAGGACGCTGTGGTCACTGCTGTCGGTTTTTGTATCAATCCGACTGCCTCGGGTCTTTTAAGGTGATGGGGAAAACTGGGGGCAGTGGCCAAGGACTGGCAAATGCTACTTAAGCACAAAGGCTGGCACGGGGCTTGTTTCTGGAGCTGTGCTCGGAGAGGGAttgggctctgctggctggggaggtgcagccctgctggccccagGTGGGCTCCTGCTGGCCACTGGCACGCCTGGCTGGGCTTCTGGGGCTGATTCCAGCCCTCCCGTAACACCTCGGGTGTGCAGGGCCAGAGGGCTCCCAATTACCTCCTCTCCTGAATCATGAAATGCCAACGTGAGCCAGAACAGAAAGCAGTAACCAGAGGAAAAGCCTGCACCAAAACGTGCTCTTTGCTTCCCCTGCCTGTTGAAAATTTAAGCATTTCCCACGCCCAGAGCACCTGACGAGTCCTTTCTGCAACCTAccccctccctgccagcccacCCCGAGCTCCAGCTCAGGTCTCCAAACCCCCTCAGCACCTGGGGGAGCACGGCTGAGCCGGGAGGCATTCACGACgggcttttttttgggggtattTTCACCAGAAACGTTACAAATCCCGGGGCAGCGGGGCGCACAcacccccccccagctcacCGCTCTGGTTGAGCTGCAGCGTGCTCTTGCTCCACTGCGCCAGCCCCACGATGGCCACCATCTTAGCACCCAGGCTGGAGCGGCGCTTCTTGCTGGCCATGATGCTGACGGAGTCGGGGCTGCCCCGGGCgcttttctccaggctgtacATCTCGCCGCTGATGCTGGAGCTGCGGACGACATTCCTGGCGGCGGAGGAGCCGGCGTCCCCGTTGAACATGGTCGGACGCTGCCTCAGCTCGCCGGCTGGGATCAGCTGCAAGGAAAGGGGAtaaaaaggggagagagaggggggtgggggggtgaaAGCAGGGGGTGGCATCGCCAGGAACGTCGCCGTGCCCCCCCTGCGGAAGCCCCAGCTGGGAGGAAAGGAGCCCTCCGAGGCGTTTCCACGAGGGAATTcaggtgctggggctgtttgtccccaccccagccctgcacccccTGATGGCCAGGGCCAAAAGGGTGCCCTAGGGTTCGGCGATGGCCCCAGCCACCCCTCCTAGGGGTGCCCAGGGGAAAAAGCACCCGGCCaagccccccctccccgccaccTCCTTCAccaaaaagcagctgcagcatcGCTGCGTGCTGCTCCGCCCCGAGATGGCTGCCTGCCACGGGGCCGGCCCCAAAAACCACACcggggggctgccagcacccacaAAAAGCCCTGGCAGCAAAGGGGGTGCCTGGGGAGCCCCCCCACAGCCACACCGGGGTCTCACCGGCTGCGGGGAGGCTGCCCTCACCCCAAACCAGCCCtcacctccttttcctttcccttcccttccttccccatgAATATTTAAGCTCTTTTGGGACGGGAGCATCCATCTTCCAGGGCGAGGGGAATTATTAACCGCGGGCCAAGCGGAGCCACTTGGCGGTAAGGCGCGAAGGCAGCGCCTGGGGAAAGATTTCTCTTTCGGGACGGCGCGAGCGGggagggcacggggctgctgctgcccccgtATCAGCCACGCGGCTCCCGGCATCGCCTGAACCCGGGGAGTTACGGGTTTTGGAGGGGGAAAGTGCAGGGTTAGTCCCTGcgccctgcctcagtttccctgcgccctgcctcagtttccctgcgccctgcctcagtttccccacctgcCCGGGGCTGAGACAAAACCCCAATGGGCTTGGCCAGGCCTTTCCCCGCAGGTCTGTGGGGGAGCAGAGCCATGGCACAACGGGGCCGTGGAGTAACGGGGCCGTGGAGTAACGGGGCCGTGGAGTAACGGGGCCGTGGAGTAACGGGGCCGTGGAGTAATGGGGCCGTGGAGTAACGGGGCCACGCTGCTCCACGGCCAGGAGGGCACCGAGGGCTCCTGAGGCcgttttttccccccagcacccagctctggtGGCAGCAAACGAGCTGATGAGAGCACCAGGCTAACGAGAccgctgccagcacagcccccggGAGGAAAACCCACCGCGAACGGAGAGGAAGGCGCGCTCCTCAGCCCGCGGGAAGGATTTGCTTAAAATCCTGCCCTAAAATTTCCCCCCGATCTGCTTAGGGCTcctgcggggagcggggccaggGGGTTGAGTGGCTCTCGGTGCTGAGATGAGCTCGGCTGGAGCCTGGAGcaccccagagccagcagccacCACCGAGccggccccagcaccccaaaagcatcccccagtgtccccagagCATCCCCGGCTGCAGGAGGCTCCCCTTCTCCCACCCTCCATGCTTCATTCCTTCTGCCCACACTCCAGCAGCGGCTCAGCCCCATGcaagccccttccccaccccgcacagagcccccagccccaaattggggggggggggggcagagcccgcagccccccctccagccccttaCCGCCGGCCTCGCGCCACGCCACCACCGCCGGCAGCGCCCCAGAGGCCGAGCCCCATCCTCCCCGCGGGCTGGGCTCAACGCCGAGCCCCCCAGGGATGAcacaaggggctgggggggtccggggggagATGTcacaaccccaaaacccccccccccccccccccgaaaccCGCAGCTCGCCGGAGCCGATGCGCAACGCGCAGGAGAAGCGCGATGGCCGGGAGCGCGGCTCCCCTCCCGCATCTCCATCACCAACACAgcccccccctaaaaaaaaaaaaaaaccaaccccaCCCTATAGGCACGGGAAAACAGCGACCCCCTTACCGCCCGGCGCAGGTGGGGGCACCCCACTGTGTGtctgtgtcccccccctccccggccccgctgcggaCGGAGGGTGCCAGCCCGGTGAAATCCTGCAAGGTTTGTGGCGGCGGGGCTGTGCCCGCGCTGCTTCAGCATCTCCATGGTTACCCAGCTGACCCAGTTCTCCCAGCCCCAAGCCCAGTACGAGCCCAGTATGAGCCCAGTACGAGCCCAGTACCGCGGGCATCGCCACAccgagggggtgggggggcgcagggggtgCCCCACAGCCCCTATGGGGTCCCCGCTGGATGATGCTGGAAGTGGGAAAAGGGGGAGCAGGGATAAGGGGTCGAGGGTATTTGGGGTGGCCACCCAGCCCTGTACAGTGGGGACCCCAACCACCCCGTTAGGTGATTAACAATAACGGCACTAATTGCAAGAAGGGAGCGTTGACAGAAAAAAGGGGGATGTTGACAAAGGCCGGGGGGGGGAGGAGCCGGGTGGTGCCCCCCGCAAAGGTGAGGAAGGGTCCCTGATGGGGGCAGAGGAGGTAAAGGAGCACCTGATAAGGTGCCCGATTTGTTGGGAAGGGCACAGAGGGGGTTTGGGGCCTCTATGGGGTGTCCCCAATAATGGGGGGGCTCCCTGTGAGGTGCCAGTCCTCCTGGACGACCCCCACGGGGAGCTGGAACCCCAAAATTCAAGGAGGGGGCCGCGTGCGCCCCACTGGTGGGACGAGCGGTGCTTAGAGGAGGGAGTTCTCCCCCAGAGCCCAGGTTTGATCCCAAACAAagcttttctccccctttttttt includes:
- the RIMS3 gene encoding regulating synaptic membrane exocytosis protein 3 isoform X1, with protein sequence MPPPAFTPPPPSLSPFYPLSLQLIPAGELRQRPTMFNGDAGSSAARNVVRSSSISGEMYSLEKSARGSPDSVSIMASKKRRSSLGAKMVAIVGLAQWSKSTLQLNQSEGGPKKLRSNIRRSTETGIAVEMRTRVTRQGSRESTDGSTNSNSSDGTFIFPTMRLGAESQFSDFLDGLGPGQLVGRQTLATPPMGDVHVGMADRSGQLEVEVIQARGLTPKLGSKSIPATYVKVYLLENGVCLAKKKTKAVKKTCDPSFQQALLFEESPQGKVLQVIVWGDYGRMDHKCFMGMAQIVLEELDLSSVVTGWYKLFPTSSLADSSIGPLARRLSQSSLESSTSPSCP
- the RIMS3 gene encoding regulating synaptic membrane exocytosis protein 3 isoform X2 — translated: MFNGDAGSSAARNVVRSSSISGEMYSLEKSARGSPDSVSIMASKKRRSSLGAKMVAIVGLAQWSKSTLQLNQSEGGPKKLRSNIRRSTETGIAVEMRTRVTRQGSRESTDGSTNSNSSDGTFIFPTMRLGAESQFSDFLDGLGPGQLVGRQTLATPPMGDVHVGMADRSGQLEVEVIQARGLTPKLGSKSIPATYVKVYLLENGVCLAKKKTKAVKKTCDPSFQQALLFEESPQGKVLQVIVWGDYGRMDHKCFMGMAQIVLEELDLSSVVTGWYKLFPTSSLADSSIGPLARRLSQSSLESSTSPSCP